A DNA window from Peromyscus leucopus breed LL Stock chromosome 3, UCI_PerLeu_2.1, whole genome shotgun sequence contains the following coding sequences:
- the Inmt gene encoding indolethylamine N-methyltransferase — protein sequence MEDKVYKDYEKEFSPRDYLDTFYNFNSGPVAEREIVKFSLQNLYQTFSVGGLKGDVLIDVGSGPTIYQLLAACEAFREIIVSDYTPQNLQELQKWLKKEPGAYDWSSIVQHACELEGDRSKWQEKEAKLRKTVTHVLKCDVTKTPPLGSAQVPLADCVLTFLAMECACLDVDTYRAALRRLADLLKPGGHLVTMVTLGFQSYLVGPKKFPGVYLERETVEKAVQDAGCQVLKCNCTPLKYSKALCEGLCFVVARKSPSA from the exons ATGGAGGACAAGGTATACAAGGACTATGAAAAAGAATTCAGTCCCCGAGACTACCTGGACACCTTCTACAACTTCAACTCAGGCCCCGTGGCAGAGCGGGAAATCGTGAAGTTCAGCCTGCAGAACCTTTACCAGACCTTCTCTGTGG GAGGTTTAAAGGGCGACGTCCTGATTGACGTCGGCTCGGGCCCCACCATCTACCAGCTGCTCGCAGCCTGCGAGGCCTTCCGGGAGATCATCGTCTCTGACTACACGCCGCAGAACCTGCAGGAGCTGCAGAAATGGCTGAAGAAGGAGCCAGGGGCCTATGACTGGTCCTCCATAGTGCAGCATGCGTGTGAGCTGGAGGGGGACAG AAGCAAGTGGCAGGAGAAGGAGGCCAAGCTCCGAAAGACCGTCACTCATGTACTCAAGTGTGATGTGACCAAGACACCCCCACTGGGGTCAGCTCAAGTGCCGCTGGCTGACTGTGTGCTGACCTTTCTGGCCATGGAGTGCGCCTGTCTTGACGTGGATACCTACCGGGCAGCCCTGCGCAGACTGGCTGACCTGCTGAAGCCAGGGGGCCACCTGGTCACCATGGTTACTCTGGGTTTCCAGAGCTATCTGGTAGGCCCCAAGAAGTTCCCTGGCGTTTACCTGGAGAGGGAGACGGTCGAGAAGGCTGTTCAAGATGCAGGTTGCCAGGTGCTGAAATGCAACTGCACCCCCCTCAAATACTCGAAGGCCTTATGTGAGGGTCTCTGCTTTGTAGTGGCCCGCAAGAGCCCCAGTGCCTGA